A genome region from Corvus hawaiiensis isolate bCorHaw1 chromosome 4, bCorHaw1.pri.cur, whole genome shotgun sequence includes the following:
- the DNM1L gene encoding dynamin-1-like protein isoform X4, with product MEALIPVINKLQDVFNTVGADIIQLPQIVVVGTQSSGKSSVLESLVGRDLLPRGTGVVTRRPLILQLVHVSPEDGRKGAGDENEVDAAEWGKFLHTKNKIYTDFDEIRQEIENETERISGNNKGISPEPIHLKIFSSNVVNLTLVDLPGMTKVPVGDQPKDIELQIRELILQFISNPNSIILAVTAANTDMATSEALKIAREVDPDGRRTLAVITKLDLMDAGTDAMDVLMGRVIPVKLGIIGVVNRSQLDINNKKSVADSIRDEYGFLQKKYPSLANRNGTKYLARTLNRLLMHHIRDCLPELKTRINVLAAQYQSLLNSYGEPVEDKSATLLQLITKFATEYCNTIEGTAKYIETSELCGGARICYIFHETFGRTLESVDPLGGLNTIDILTAIRNATGPRPALFVPEVSFELLVKRQIKRLEEPSLRCVELVHEEMQRIIQHCSNYSTQELLRFPKLHDAIVEVVTCLLRRRLPVTNEMVHNLVAIELAYINTKHPDFADACGLMNNNIEEQRRNRLARELPSAVSRDKTPSVASDASQESGTGNWRGMLKPSKAEEVSAEEKSKPAAALPASPQKGHAVNLLDVPVPVARKLSAREQRDCEVIERLIKSYFLIVRKNIQDSVPKAVMHFLVNHVKDTLQSELVGQLYKSLLLDDLLTESEDMAQRRKEAADMLKALQRASQIIAEIRETHLW from the exons ATGGAGGCGCTGATCCCCGTCATTAACAAGCTGCAGGACGTGTTCAACACGGTGGGGGCCGACATCATCCAGCTGCCGCAGATCGTGGTGGTGGGCACGCAG agcagTGGAAAGAGTTCTGTGTTGGAAAGTCTTGTGGGGAGGGATCTGCTCCCACGAGGTACTGGAGTTGTCACCCGGAGACCCCTTAttctgcagctggtgcatgttTCCCCAGAGGATGGTCGGAAAGGAGCTGGAGATGAAAATG aggtAGATGCTGCAGAATGGGGTAAATTTCTTCATACCAAAAATAAG atcTATACAGATTTTGATGAAATTCGTcaggaaatagaaaatgaaactgAGAGGATTTCAGGAAACAATAAG GGGATCAGTCCAGAACCGATTCATCTTAAGATTTTTTCATCTAATGTTGTAAATCTGACTCTTGTGGACTTACCTGGAATGACAAAG GTGCCTGTTGGTGATCAGCCTAAGGACATTGAACTTCAAATAAGAGAGCTCATCCTGCAGTTCATCAGCAACCCCAATTCGATTATCCTGGCAGTCACGGCTGCTAACACAGACATGGCCACTTCCGAAGCACTGAAAATAGCTCGGGAGGTGGATCCAGATG GTCGAAGAACCCTTGCTGTTATCACAAAGCTGGATCTCATGGATGCTGGCACTGATGCTATGGATGTGCTCATGGGAAGAGTGATTCCAGTCAAACTTGGCATCATTGGAGTAGTGAATAG GAGCCAGCTGGATATTAACAATAAGAAGAGTGTGGCTGATTCCATTCGTGACGAGTATGGGTTTCTTCAAAAGAAGTATCCTTCCCTAGCCAATCGAAATGGAACCAAGTATCTTGCTAGAACACTGAACAG aCTGCTGATGCATCATATCAGGGATTGTTTGCCAGAACTGAAAACCAGAATTAATGTTTTAGCTGCGCAGTACCAGTCTCTACTGAACAGCTATGGGGAACCTGTTGAAGACAAAAGTGCTACTTTATTGCAGCTGATCACCAAATTTGCCACAGAATATTGTAACACTATTGAAGGAACAGCAAAATACATAGAGACTTCAGAGCT atgtGGTGGAGCCAGAATCTGTTATATTTTTCATGAGACTTTTGGAAGAACTTTAGAATCTGTTGACCCTCTGGGTGGCCTTAACACAATTGACATTCTGACTGCCATTAGAAATGCCACT GGTCCCCGTCCTGCCTTGTTTGTTCCTGAAGTTTCATTTGAGTTGCTGGTAAAAAGGCAAATCAAACGTTTGGAAGAGCCGAGCTTGCGCTGTGTGGAGCTGGTTCATGAGGAAATGCAGAGGATTATCCAGCACTGTAGTAATTACAGTACACAG GAATTACTGAGGTTTCCTAAATTGCACGATGCCATAGTTGAAGTAGTGACCTGTCTTTTGCGTAGGAGACTTCCTGTCACAAATGAAATG GTTCATAATCTGGTGGCCATTGAGTTAGCTTATATCAATACCAAACATCCAGACTTCGCCGATGCCTGTGGGTTAATGAATAACAACATAGAG gaacaaaGGCGGAACAGGTTAGCCCGGGAATTGCCTTCGGCTGTGTCACGAGACAAA ACTCCCTCTGTAGCATCAGATGCATCTCAGGAGTCTGGAACAGGCAACTGGAGAGGAATGCTAAAACCCTCCAAAGCAGAAGAAGtatcagcagaggaaaaatccAAGCCAGCTGCAGCCCTACCTGCTAGTCCTCAAAAAGGACATGCTGTAAACCTATTAGATGTG CCTGTACCTGTTGCACGCAAACTTTCTGCCCGGGAGCAACGAGATTGTGAAGTGATTGAACGACTTATTAAATCTTACTTCCTTATTGTCAGGAAGAACATTCAGGACAG TGTGCCAAAGGCAGTGATGCATTTTCTGGTGAACCACGTGAAGGACACTCTCCAGAGTGAGCTGGTGGGCCAGCTGTATAAATCCCTGTTGTTGGATGACCTTCTCACTGAGTCTGAGGACATGGCACAGCGCAGGAAAGAGGCAGCTGACATGCTAAAG GCCCTGCAGCGAGCCAGCCAGATCATTGCAGAGATCCGTGAGACACATCTTTGGTGA
- the DNM1L gene encoding dynamin-1-like protein isoform X2 has product MEALIPVINKLQDVFNTVGADIIQLPQIVVVGTQSSGKSSVLESLVGRDLLPRGTGVVTRRPLILQLVHVSPEDGRKGAGDENEVDAAEWGKFLHTKNKIYTDFDEIRQEIENETERISGNNKGISPEPIHLKIFSSNVVNLTLVDLPGMTKVPVGDQPKDIELQIRELILQFISNPNSIILAVTAANTDMATSEALKIAREVDPDGRRTLAVITKLDLMDAGTDAMDVLMGRVIPVKLGIIGVVNRSQLDINNKKSVADSIRDEYGFLQKKYPSLANRNGTKYLARTLNRLLMHHIRDCLPELKTRINVLAAQYQSLLNSYGEPVEDKSATLLQLITKFATEYCNTIEGTAKYIETSELCGGARICYIFHETFGRTLESVDPLGGLNTIDILTAIRNATGPRPALFVPEVSFELLVKRQIKRLEEPSLRCVELVHEEMQRIIQHCSNYSTQELLRFPKLHDAIVEVVTCLLRRRLPVTNEMVHNLVAIELAYINTKHPDFADACGLMNNNIEEQRRNRLARELPSAVSRDKSTKAPGALAPASQETVTAASAEADGKTPSVASDASQESGTGNWRGMLKPSKAEEVSAEEKSKPAAALPASPQKGHAVNLLDVPVPVARKLSAREQRDCEVIERLIKSYFLIVRKNIQDSVPKAVMHFLVNHVKDTLQSELVGQLYKSLLLDDLLTESEDMAQRRKEAADMLKALQRASQIIAEIRETHLW; this is encoded by the exons ATGGAGGCGCTGATCCCCGTCATTAACAAGCTGCAGGACGTGTTCAACACGGTGGGGGCCGACATCATCCAGCTGCCGCAGATCGTGGTGGTGGGCACGCAG agcagTGGAAAGAGTTCTGTGTTGGAAAGTCTTGTGGGGAGGGATCTGCTCCCACGAGGTACTGGAGTTGTCACCCGGAGACCCCTTAttctgcagctggtgcatgttTCCCCAGAGGATGGTCGGAAAGGAGCTGGAGATGAAAATG aggtAGATGCTGCAGAATGGGGTAAATTTCTTCATACCAAAAATAAG atcTATACAGATTTTGATGAAATTCGTcaggaaatagaaaatgaaactgAGAGGATTTCAGGAAACAATAAG GGGATCAGTCCAGAACCGATTCATCTTAAGATTTTTTCATCTAATGTTGTAAATCTGACTCTTGTGGACTTACCTGGAATGACAAAG GTGCCTGTTGGTGATCAGCCTAAGGACATTGAACTTCAAATAAGAGAGCTCATCCTGCAGTTCATCAGCAACCCCAATTCGATTATCCTGGCAGTCACGGCTGCTAACACAGACATGGCCACTTCCGAAGCACTGAAAATAGCTCGGGAGGTGGATCCAGATG GTCGAAGAACCCTTGCTGTTATCACAAAGCTGGATCTCATGGATGCTGGCACTGATGCTATGGATGTGCTCATGGGAAGAGTGATTCCAGTCAAACTTGGCATCATTGGAGTAGTGAATAG GAGCCAGCTGGATATTAACAATAAGAAGAGTGTGGCTGATTCCATTCGTGACGAGTATGGGTTTCTTCAAAAGAAGTATCCTTCCCTAGCCAATCGAAATGGAACCAAGTATCTTGCTAGAACACTGAACAG aCTGCTGATGCATCATATCAGGGATTGTTTGCCAGAACTGAAAACCAGAATTAATGTTTTAGCTGCGCAGTACCAGTCTCTACTGAACAGCTATGGGGAACCTGTTGAAGACAAAAGTGCTACTTTATTGCAGCTGATCACCAAATTTGCCACAGAATATTGTAACACTATTGAAGGAACAGCAAAATACATAGAGACTTCAGAGCT atgtGGTGGAGCCAGAATCTGTTATATTTTTCATGAGACTTTTGGAAGAACTTTAGAATCTGTTGACCCTCTGGGTGGCCTTAACACAATTGACATTCTGACTGCCATTAGAAATGCCACT GGTCCCCGTCCTGCCTTGTTTGTTCCTGAAGTTTCATTTGAGTTGCTGGTAAAAAGGCAAATCAAACGTTTGGAAGAGCCGAGCTTGCGCTGTGTGGAGCTGGTTCATGAGGAAATGCAGAGGATTATCCAGCACTGTAGTAATTACAGTACACAG GAATTACTGAGGTTTCCTAAATTGCACGATGCCATAGTTGAAGTAGTGACCTGTCTTTTGCGTAGGAGACTTCCTGTCACAAATGAAATG GTTCATAATCTGGTGGCCATTGAGTTAGCTTATATCAATACCAAACATCCAGACTTCGCCGATGCCTGTGGGTTAATGAATAACAACATAGAG gaacaaaGGCGGAACAGGTTAGCCCGGGAATTGCCTTCGGCTGTGTCACGAGACAAA TCTACTAAAGCTCCAGGTGCATTGGCACCTGCTTCCCAGGAGACTGttactgctgcttctgctgaggCTGATGGCAAG ACTCCCTCTGTAGCATCAGATGCATCTCAGGAGTCTGGAACAGGCAACTGGAGAGGAATGCTAAAACCCTCCAAAGCAGAAGAAGtatcagcagaggaaaaatccAAGCCAGCTGCAGCCCTACCTGCTAGTCCTCAAAAAGGACATGCTGTAAACCTATTAGATGTG CCTGTACCTGTTGCACGCAAACTTTCTGCCCGGGAGCAACGAGATTGTGAAGTGATTGAACGACTTATTAAATCTTACTTCCTTATTGTCAGGAAGAACATTCAGGACAG TGTGCCAAAGGCAGTGATGCATTTTCTGGTGAACCACGTGAAGGACACTCTCCAGAGTGAGCTGGTGGGCCAGCTGTATAAATCCCTGTTGTTGGATGACCTTCTCACTGAGTCTGAGGACATGGCACAGCGCAGGAAAGAGGCAGCTGACATGCTAAAG GCCCTGCAGCGAGCCAGCCAGATCATTGCAGAGATCCGTGAGACACATCTTTGGTGA
- the DNM1L gene encoding dynamin-1-like protein isoform X3, which translates to MEALIPVINKLQDVFNTVGADIIQLPQIVVVGTQSSGKSSVLESLVGRDLLPRGTGVVTRRPLILQLVHVSPEDGRKGAGDENDPATWKNPRHLSKEVDAAEWGKFLHTKNKIYTDFDEIRQEIENETERISGNNKGISPEPIHLKIFSSNVVNLTLVDLPGMTKVPVGDQPKDIELQIRELILQFISNPNSIILAVTAANTDMATSEALKIAREVDPDGRRTLAVITKLDLMDAGTDAMDVLMGRVIPVKLGIIGVVNRSQLDINNKKSVADSIRDEYGFLQKKYPSLANRNGTKYLARTLNRLLMHHIRDCLPELKTRINVLAAQYQSLLNSYGEPVEDKSATLLQLITKFATEYCNTIEGTAKYIETSELCGGARICYIFHETFGRTLESVDPLGGLNTIDILTAIRNATGPRPALFVPEVSFELLVKRQIKRLEEPSLRCVELVHEEMQRIIQHCSNYSTQELLRFPKLHDAIVEVVTCLLRRRLPVTNEMVHNLVAIELAYINTKHPDFADACGLMNNNIEEQRRNRLARELPSAVSRDKTPSVASDASQESGTGNWRGMLKPSKAEEVSAEEKSKPAAALPASPQKGHAVNLLDVPVPVARKLSAREQRDCEVIERLIKSYFLIVRKNIQDSVPKAVMHFLVNHVKDTLQSELVGQLYKSLLLDDLLTESEDMAQRRKEAADMLKALQRASQIIAEIRETHLW; encoded by the exons ATGGAGGCGCTGATCCCCGTCATTAACAAGCTGCAGGACGTGTTCAACACGGTGGGGGCCGACATCATCCAGCTGCCGCAGATCGTGGTGGTGGGCACGCAG agcagTGGAAAGAGTTCTGTGTTGGAAAGTCTTGTGGGGAGGGATCTGCTCCCACGAGGTACTGGAGTTGTCACCCGGAGACCCCTTAttctgcagctggtgcatgttTCCCCAGAGGATGGTCGGAAAGGAGCTGGAGATGAAAATG ACCCTGctacatggaaaaatccaagaCACCTTTCTAAAG aggtAGATGCTGCAGAATGGGGTAAATTTCTTCATACCAAAAATAAG atcTATACAGATTTTGATGAAATTCGTcaggaaatagaaaatgaaactgAGAGGATTTCAGGAAACAATAAG GGGATCAGTCCAGAACCGATTCATCTTAAGATTTTTTCATCTAATGTTGTAAATCTGACTCTTGTGGACTTACCTGGAATGACAAAG GTGCCTGTTGGTGATCAGCCTAAGGACATTGAACTTCAAATAAGAGAGCTCATCCTGCAGTTCATCAGCAACCCCAATTCGATTATCCTGGCAGTCACGGCTGCTAACACAGACATGGCCACTTCCGAAGCACTGAAAATAGCTCGGGAGGTGGATCCAGATG GTCGAAGAACCCTTGCTGTTATCACAAAGCTGGATCTCATGGATGCTGGCACTGATGCTATGGATGTGCTCATGGGAAGAGTGATTCCAGTCAAACTTGGCATCATTGGAGTAGTGAATAG GAGCCAGCTGGATATTAACAATAAGAAGAGTGTGGCTGATTCCATTCGTGACGAGTATGGGTTTCTTCAAAAGAAGTATCCTTCCCTAGCCAATCGAAATGGAACCAAGTATCTTGCTAGAACACTGAACAG aCTGCTGATGCATCATATCAGGGATTGTTTGCCAGAACTGAAAACCAGAATTAATGTTTTAGCTGCGCAGTACCAGTCTCTACTGAACAGCTATGGGGAACCTGTTGAAGACAAAAGTGCTACTTTATTGCAGCTGATCACCAAATTTGCCACAGAATATTGTAACACTATTGAAGGAACAGCAAAATACATAGAGACTTCAGAGCT atgtGGTGGAGCCAGAATCTGTTATATTTTTCATGAGACTTTTGGAAGAACTTTAGAATCTGTTGACCCTCTGGGTGGCCTTAACACAATTGACATTCTGACTGCCATTAGAAATGCCACT GGTCCCCGTCCTGCCTTGTTTGTTCCTGAAGTTTCATTTGAGTTGCTGGTAAAAAGGCAAATCAAACGTTTGGAAGAGCCGAGCTTGCGCTGTGTGGAGCTGGTTCATGAGGAAATGCAGAGGATTATCCAGCACTGTAGTAATTACAGTACACAG GAATTACTGAGGTTTCCTAAATTGCACGATGCCATAGTTGAAGTAGTGACCTGTCTTTTGCGTAGGAGACTTCCTGTCACAAATGAAATG GTTCATAATCTGGTGGCCATTGAGTTAGCTTATATCAATACCAAACATCCAGACTTCGCCGATGCCTGTGGGTTAATGAATAACAACATAGAG gaacaaaGGCGGAACAGGTTAGCCCGGGAATTGCCTTCGGCTGTGTCACGAGACAAA ACTCCCTCTGTAGCATCAGATGCATCTCAGGAGTCTGGAACAGGCAACTGGAGAGGAATGCTAAAACCCTCCAAAGCAGAAGAAGtatcagcagaggaaaaatccAAGCCAGCTGCAGCCCTACCTGCTAGTCCTCAAAAAGGACATGCTGTAAACCTATTAGATGTG CCTGTACCTGTTGCACGCAAACTTTCTGCCCGGGAGCAACGAGATTGTGAAGTGATTGAACGACTTATTAAATCTTACTTCCTTATTGTCAGGAAGAACATTCAGGACAG TGTGCCAAAGGCAGTGATGCATTTTCTGGTGAACCACGTGAAGGACACTCTCCAGAGTGAGCTGGTGGGCCAGCTGTATAAATCCCTGTTGTTGGATGACCTTCTCACTGAGTCTGAGGACATGGCACAGCGCAGGAAAGAGGCAGCTGACATGCTAAAG GCCCTGCAGCGAGCCAGCCAGATCATTGCAGAGATCCGTGAGACACATCTTTGGTGA
- the DNM1L gene encoding dynamin-1-like protein isoform X1, with amino-acid sequence MEALIPVINKLQDVFNTVGADIIQLPQIVVVGTQSSGKSSVLESLVGRDLLPRGTGVVTRRPLILQLVHVSPEDGRKGAGDENDPATWKNPRHLSKEVDAAEWGKFLHTKNKIYTDFDEIRQEIENETERISGNNKGISPEPIHLKIFSSNVVNLTLVDLPGMTKVPVGDQPKDIELQIRELILQFISNPNSIILAVTAANTDMATSEALKIAREVDPDGRRTLAVITKLDLMDAGTDAMDVLMGRVIPVKLGIIGVVNRSQLDINNKKSVADSIRDEYGFLQKKYPSLANRNGTKYLARTLNRLLMHHIRDCLPELKTRINVLAAQYQSLLNSYGEPVEDKSATLLQLITKFATEYCNTIEGTAKYIETSELCGGARICYIFHETFGRTLESVDPLGGLNTIDILTAIRNATGPRPALFVPEVSFELLVKRQIKRLEEPSLRCVELVHEEMQRIIQHCSNYSTQELLRFPKLHDAIVEVVTCLLRRRLPVTNEMVHNLVAIELAYINTKHPDFADACGLMNNNIEEQRRNRLARELPSAVSRDKSTKAPGALAPASQETVTAASAEADGKTPSVASDASQESGTGNWRGMLKPSKAEEVSAEEKSKPAAALPASPQKGHAVNLLDVPVPVARKLSAREQRDCEVIERLIKSYFLIVRKNIQDSVPKAVMHFLVNHVKDTLQSELVGQLYKSLLLDDLLTESEDMAQRRKEAADMLKALQRASQIIAEIRETHLW; translated from the exons ATGGAGGCGCTGATCCCCGTCATTAACAAGCTGCAGGACGTGTTCAACACGGTGGGGGCCGACATCATCCAGCTGCCGCAGATCGTGGTGGTGGGCACGCAG agcagTGGAAAGAGTTCTGTGTTGGAAAGTCTTGTGGGGAGGGATCTGCTCCCACGAGGTACTGGAGTTGTCACCCGGAGACCCCTTAttctgcagctggtgcatgttTCCCCAGAGGATGGTCGGAAAGGAGCTGGAGATGAAAATG ACCCTGctacatggaaaaatccaagaCACCTTTCTAAAG aggtAGATGCTGCAGAATGGGGTAAATTTCTTCATACCAAAAATAAG atcTATACAGATTTTGATGAAATTCGTcaggaaatagaaaatgaaactgAGAGGATTTCAGGAAACAATAAG GGGATCAGTCCAGAACCGATTCATCTTAAGATTTTTTCATCTAATGTTGTAAATCTGACTCTTGTGGACTTACCTGGAATGACAAAG GTGCCTGTTGGTGATCAGCCTAAGGACATTGAACTTCAAATAAGAGAGCTCATCCTGCAGTTCATCAGCAACCCCAATTCGATTATCCTGGCAGTCACGGCTGCTAACACAGACATGGCCACTTCCGAAGCACTGAAAATAGCTCGGGAGGTGGATCCAGATG GTCGAAGAACCCTTGCTGTTATCACAAAGCTGGATCTCATGGATGCTGGCACTGATGCTATGGATGTGCTCATGGGAAGAGTGATTCCAGTCAAACTTGGCATCATTGGAGTAGTGAATAG GAGCCAGCTGGATATTAACAATAAGAAGAGTGTGGCTGATTCCATTCGTGACGAGTATGGGTTTCTTCAAAAGAAGTATCCTTCCCTAGCCAATCGAAATGGAACCAAGTATCTTGCTAGAACACTGAACAG aCTGCTGATGCATCATATCAGGGATTGTTTGCCAGAACTGAAAACCAGAATTAATGTTTTAGCTGCGCAGTACCAGTCTCTACTGAACAGCTATGGGGAACCTGTTGAAGACAAAAGTGCTACTTTATTGCAGCTGATCACCAAATTTGCCACAGAATATTGTAACACTATTGAAGGAACAGCAAAATACATAGAGACTTCAGAGCT atgtGGTGGAGCCAGAATCTGTTATATTTTTCATGAGACTTTTGGAAGAACTTTAGAATCTGTTGACCCTCTGGGTGGCCTTAACACAATTGACATTCTGACTGCCATTAGAAATGCCACT GGTCCCCGTCCTGCCTTGTTTGTTCCTGAAGTTTCATTTGAGTTGCTGGTAAAAAGGCAAATCAAACGTTTGGAAGAGCCGAGCTTGCGCTGTGTGGAGCTGGTTCATGAGGAAATGCAGAGGATTATCCAGCACTGTAGTAATTACAGTACACAG GAATTACTGAGGTTTCCTAAATTGCACGATGCCATAGTTGAAGTAGTGACCTGTCTTTTGCGTAGGAGACTTCCTGTCACAAATGAAATG GTTCATAATCTGGTGGCCATTGAGTTAGCTTATATCAATACCAAACATCCAGACTTCGCCGATGCCTGTGGGTTAATGAATAACAACATAGAG gaacaaaGGCGGAACAGGTTAGCCCGGGAATTGCCTTCGGCTGTGTCACGAGACAAA TCTACTAAAGCTCCAGGTGCATTGGCACCTGCTTCCCAGGAGACTGttactgctgcttctgctgaggCTGATGGCAAG ACTCCCTCTGTAGCATCAGATGCATCTCAGGAGTCTGGAACAGGCAACTGGAGAGGAATGCTAAAACCCTCCAAAGCAGAAGAAGtatcagcagaggaaaaatccAAGCCAGCTGCAGCCCTACCTGCTAGTCCTCAAAAAGGACATGCTGTAAACCTATTAGATGTG CCTGTACCTGTTGCACGCAAACTTTCTGCCCGGGAGCAACGAGATTGTGAAGTGATTGAACGACTTATTAAATCTTACTTCCTTATTGTCAGGAAGAACATTCAGGACAG TGTGCCAAAGGCAGTGATGCATTTTCTGGTGAACCACGTGAAGGACACTCTCCAGAGTGAGCTGGTGGGCCAGCTGTATAAATCCCTGTTGTTGGATGACCTTCTCACTGAGTCTGAGGACATGGCACAGCGCAGGAAAGAGGCAGCTGACATGCTAAAG GCCCTGCAGCGAGCCAGCCAGATCATTGCAGAGATCCGTGAGACACATCTTTGGTGA